Genomic DNA from bacterium:
CCGCCGAAAATCCACTGCGAAACAGTATTCATATCCTCGTCGCTGAAAAACGGCCCGCCCTCCGGCATCCTCTGGCCGGAAATATTCCTGCCGAGAAGCTTGAGAATCAGGTAGCTCCGTTCCGGGTCGAACGGCTCAACGCGTTTGAAAGAAGAGCCGTTTGAATTCTTGCCCACCAAATTAGAGTAGGCAATCGAAGAAGAGCCCATATTAAGTCCGCCTGATGATCCACCCACGTGGCAAGGACCGCACCTGGTTCCTATAAAAGGCGTGTAAATGTCATCCGCGAACGAAAGCGCGCTGCCCCCGGGGGCTACATAAAGCCCGTCGTAGCGCTTTGTTCCCGACCGCCCTAGGCCGTCGGTCACGGTCACGTAAATGTCGTACCACGAGTCGTCCAAGGCGGACCCCCACTGCACGGAAATATTGCTACCGTTGACGGTCGGCGAAAGGAAAAAGCCCGCCGATTCGTTATCGTCCGTCCATTCCGCAGTATACGTACCGTTTCCGTTTGACACGGAAGTTGTAATGGTCACCACTTGTCCTTTGGTCGGTTCGAGGGGATTGGGAACCATGTCCGCGATCAGCAATCCCGTCGCGCTGACAGTCGCCACCATCGTTATCTCGTTCGTGTCCTCGTTGCGCACCGGAATGGCTCTGTCCTGCGCCCGTACGAGCGCGGTATATGAAACGCCCGGCTCAAGTCCGATTAGCTCGTACTCGTACGGAGGAGGATCGGCCAAGGTGATCCACCATATTCCTTCCTGCGGCATATTCTGCAAGTCGGCTATGTTCCAGTCGGCAGTCTTGTTGAAGTAAATGACGTAATTTACGTCATCGGGGCTGTTGTCGGTCGCCCTACCCCAGGTTACGCGAAGCTTGTTCGTATTTGGAATCGTTTCGAATCCAGTGATGCCTATCGTAGAATCCCAGGTCGGCGGAACGGTATCTTCGTCGGTCACGTGCAGATTAAAATCAAGCTGATCCGAACCGAACGGGTTTGTCACCAACAAGCTGGCGGCAAATTCGCCCGGCGTTTCTGAAAGTGTAATCGTCGGCGAAGCGTCGGCGGATGTATTGGGCGTAGCGCCGCCCCCGAAATCCCAGGCGTAAGTTAACGGCGGGTCGCCTGTGACCGTAGCGGTAATCGTGATTTGGGAGCCGATAAGCCCTTCCGTTGGAGTCACGAAAGTGATTTCGGGACTTACTCCGCCCGCATTTACAGTCAAGTTGAAATCGAATGTATCGCTGCCTATGTCGTTCGTAACAGTTACAGAAGCACTGTACGTGCCGGGATCGCCAAGCGTTGCCGCGGGGCTTGAAGCCGTACTGGTATT
This window encodes:
- a CDS encoding PKD domain-containing protein, which encodes MRGLVFLFSMLSLAMLLVGCSKADNSTSGLQPFSAHSGDSGIISDLEASIRELQAPQGVDGILFETLKDELARQLKARGTGKFVSAAPVGPTNTVNDLAIVDNGDGTFNLTWSYRNTGDYDQNGEVGVADITPIALHFGHVETISWNDSQDPVIDGDGNGEIGVSDITPIAINFLVECFDYAIQTSSSPGGPFTTIGSVFRSSASGAGRLIFNVTLPEGALSYIRVVPRDSSGASGAPSVVISTAPEPPTVLGVSPLEGDANEVVVFSASVAGTPPFTYSWNFGGGAIPNTSTASSPAATLGDPGTYSASVTVTNDIGSDTFDFNLTVNAGGVSPEITFVTPTEGLIGSQITITATVTGDPPLTYAWDFGGGATPNTSADASPTITLSETPGEFAASLLVTNPFGSDQLDFNLHVTDEDTVPPTWDSTIGITGFETIPNTNKLRVTWGRATDNSPDDVNYVIYFNKTADWNIADLQNMPQEGIWWITLADPPPYEYELIGLEPGVSYTALVRAQDRAIPVRNEDTNEITMVATVSATGLLIADMVPNPLEPTKGQVVTITTSVSNGNGTYTAEWTDDNESAGFFLSPTVNGSNISVQWGSALDDSWYDIYVTVTDGLGRSGTKRYDGLYVAPGGSALSFADDIYTPFIGTRCGPCHVGGSSGGLNMGSSSIAYSNLVGKNSNGSSFKRVEPFDPERSYLILKLLGRNISGQRMPEGGPFFSDEDMNTVSQWIFGGALP